The following DNA comes from Actinomycetota bacterium.
GGATCACGCACGGCATCTCCGCCGAGCGGGTGCGCCAGCTCGAGCGGGAGGCACTCAACCGGCTGCGCCGGCTGGGCGACCCCGACCTCGCCGCCTGACGCC
Coding sequences within:
- a CDS encoding sigma factor-like helix-turn-helix DNA-binding protein, which translates into the protein MTHGISAERVRQLEREALNRLRRLGDPDLAA